The following proteins come from a genomic window of Pseudomonas sp. WJP1:
- a CDS encoding efflux RND transporter permease subunit: MGNIKQDAMPVIRELRDFDRRSGNLLERLVFNYRPLFMLLMALATVVLGFMAVTRLELRPSFEKMIPQSQPYIQNFLENRQSLRGLGNSVRVVVENTQGDIFDPQYLDVLKQVNDQLFLTEGVDRAWMKSLWSPAVRWTEVTEQGFQGGPVMPDTYEGKPEQIEQLRQNIGRAGIVGSLVASDYKSSMLIVPLLDKSAAGGQRINYHAFSQMLEEQLRDKIEFAGDSAARKSGEEGKGPYKVRVIGFAKLMGDLIDGLIQVMMFFGLAVVTSLVIIYAYTRCVRSTLLVVGCSLIAVVWQLGIVAWLGYAIDPYSVLVPFLIFAIGVSHAAQKMNGIMQDIARGTHKLIAARYTFRRLFIAGVTALLADAVGFAVLMLIDIPVIQDLAITASIGVAVLIFTSLLLMPVALSYIGVGAKAAERALKIDTRAEHHKGFGKLWDLLDRFTTRRWATGAVLVAVLMGIGGFMVSLQLKIGDLESGAPELRADSRYNRDNAYITSHYALSSDLFAVMIKTAPEGCLNYKTLVLADRLAWELQQYPGVQATSSLVNAVRQITAGTYEGNPKLNSIQRNQDVLNYAAQQASVNSPELFNNNCSLMPVIAFLKDHKAETLDAVVAIADKFAKENSTQDRQFLLAAGSAGIEAATNIVVREANRTMLLYVYLAVTLFCLITFRSWRATLVALLPLVLTSILCEALMVAMGIGVKVATLPVIALGVGIGVDYALYLLSVQLHFQRQGLPLSQAYRNAVSFTGRVVGLVGITLAAGVVCWVWSPIKFQADMGILLTFMFLWNMLGALILIPALSYFLLRERAPQPGTVAASEITESTERPGMPHAVTTSE, from the coding sequence ATGGGCAATATCAAACAAGACGCCATGCCGGTGATCCGCGAGCTGCGCGATTTCGACCGCCGCTCTGGCAACCTGCTCGAACGCCTGGTGTTCAACTATCGGCCGCTGTTCATGCTGCTGATGGCCCTGGCCACCGTGGTCCTGGGCTTCATGGCCGTGACCCGCCTGGAACTGCGCCCCAGCTTCGAGAAGATGATTCCGCAGAGCCAGCCGTACATCCAGAATTTCCTCGAGAACCGCCAGTCGTTGCGCGGCCTGGGTAACTCGGTGCGGGTGGTGGTGGAGAACACTCAGGGCGATATTTTCGACCCTCAATACCTGGACGTGCTCAAGCAGGTCAACGACCAGCTGTTCCTCACCGAAGGCGTCGACCGTGCGTGGATGAAGTCGCTGTGGAGCCCGGCTGTGCGCTGGACCGAAGTCACCGAGCAAGGTTTCCAGGGTGGCCCGGTGATGCCCGATACCTATGAGGGCAAACCCGAACAAATCGAACAGCTGCGGCAGAACATTGGCCGTGCCGGCATCGTCGGCAGCCTGGTGGCTAGCGACTACAAGTCGAGCATGCTGATCGTGCCGCTGCTGGACAAGTCCGCCGCGGGTGGCCAGCGCATCAACTACCACGCCTTTTCGCAGATGCTCGAAGAGCAGTTGCGCGACAAGATCGAATTCGCCGGCGACAGCGCCGCGCGTAAATCCGGGGAAGAGGGCAAGGGCCCGTACAAGGTGCGGGTGATCGGTTTCGCCAAGCTGATGGGCGACCTGATCGACGGCCTGATCCAGGTGATGATGTTCTTCGGCCTGGCCGTGGTCACCTCGCTGGTCATCATCTACGCCTACACCCGTTGTGTGCGCAGCACCCTGTTGGTGGTCGGCTGTTCGCTGATCGCCGTCGTTTGGCAACTGGGCATCGTCGCCTGGCTGGGTTACGCCATCGATCCGTACTCGGTGCTGGTGCCGTTCCTGATCTTCGCCATCGGCGTGTCCCACGCGGCGCAAAAGATGAACGGCATCATGCAGGACATCGCCCGTGGCACTCACAAGCTGATCGCGGCGCGCTATACCTTCCGCCGTCTGTTCATCGCTGGCGTCACCGCCTTGCTGGCTGACGCCGTGGGCTTTGCCGTGCTGATGCTGATCGACATCCCGGTGATCCAGGACCTGGCGATCACCGCCAGCATCGGTGTTGCGGTGCTGATCTTCACCTCGCTGTTGCTGATGCCGGTGGCGCTGTCCTACATCGGCGTTGGTGCCAAGGCCGCCGAGCGCGCGCTGAAAATCGACACCCGTGCCGAGCACCACAAAGGCTTCGGCAAACTCTGGGACCTGCTCGACCGCTTCACCACGCGCCGCTGGGCCACGGGCGCCGTGCTGGTCGCGGTGCTGATGGGCATCGGCGGCTTCATGGTCAGCCTGCAGTTAAAGATCGGTGACCTTGAAAGCGGGGCGCCGGAGTTGCGCGCCGACTCGCGCTACAACCGCGACAACGCCTACATCACCAGCCACTATGCGCTGTCCAGCGACCTGTTCGCGGTGATGATCAAGACCGCGCCGGAAGGCTGCCTGAACTACAAGACCCTGGTCCTCGCTGATCGCCTGGCCTGGGAACTGCAGCAGTATCCGGGTGTGCAGGCGACGTCCTCGCTGGTCAACGCGGTACGCCAGATCACCGCCGGCACCTATGAAGGCAACCCCAAGCTCAACAGCATCCAGCGCAACCAGGACGTGCTGAACTACGCCGCGCAGCAAGCCTCGGTCAACTCGCCGGAGCTGTTTAACAACAACTGCTCGCTGATGCCGGTGATTGCCTTCCTCAAGGACCACAAGGCCGAGACCCTCGACGCCGTGGTGGCGATTGCCGACAAGTTCGCCAAGGAAAACAGCACCCAGGATCGTCAGTTCCTGCTGGCCGCCGGCAGCGCCGGTATCGAGGCTGCGACCAACATCGTGGTGCGCGAGGCCAACCGCACCATGCTGCTGTACGTCTACCTGGCGGTGACGCTGTTCTGCCTGATCACTTTCCGCAGCTGGCGGGCCACGCTGGTAGCGCTGCTGCCACTGGTGCTGACCTCGATCCTGTGCGAAGCGCTGATGGTAGCCATGGGTATTGGCGTGAAAGTCGCGACCCTGCCGGTGATCGCCCTGGGCGTGGGGATTGGCGTCGACTACGCCTTGTATCTGCTCAGCGTGCAATTGCACTTCCAGCGCCAGGGCTTGCCGCTGTCCCAGGCCTACCGCAACGCCGTGTCGTTCACCGGCCGGGTGGTCGGGCTGGTCGGTATCACCCTGGCCGCTGGCGTGGTGTGCTGGGTCTGGTCGCCGATCAAGTTCCAGGCCGACATGGGCATCCTGCTGACCTTCATGTTCCTGTGGAACATGCTCGGTGCGCTGATCCTGATTCCCGCCCTGTCGTACTTCCTGCTGCGTGAACGGGCACCACAGCCCGGCACTGTCGCGGCAAGCGAAATCACTGAATCCACTGAACGTCCCGGCATGCCCCATGCCGTGACCACTTCCGAGTAA
- a CDS encoding fatty acid--CoA ligase, whose protein sequence is MMATKIIPPADGAYAYPLLIKQLLLSGVRYEPGREIVYADKLRYSYQTLNQRIRRLANALTAAGVKAGDTVALLDWDSHRYLECFFAVPMIGAVLHTVNIRLSPEQVLFTMNHAEDDLVLVHDDFLPLVEQIQGRLTTVKGFVQLTDDQASATSLPVQGEYEQLLSQCPDQYDFPDFDENSVATLFYTTGTTGDPKGVYFTHRQLVLHTLNAVGTLGVYQGTPLLRSDDVYMPITPMFHVHAWGVPYVATLMGIKQVYPGRYEPNSLVRLYQEEKVTFSHCVPTILQMLLTCEQGKSARFDGWKMLLGGSAFPLGLASEASAKGMVVHAGYGMSETCPLLCLTYLRDEDRQLPLQAQLPTRIKTGTPVPMVDLKIIDASGNDVAHDGESLGEIVVRAPWLTQGYLKEPQKGAELWQDGWLHTGDMASIDSLGGVEIKDRIKDVIKTGGEWISSLELESLISEHEAVLSVAVVGIADEQWGERPMALVVCQPGQYLDRKILEAHLQGFVELGRINKWAIPKQFKFVAEIPKTSVGKINKKLIREQALA, encoded by the coding sequence ATGATGGCGACAAAAATAATTCCACCCGCCGATGGCGCCTACGCCTATCCCTTGCTGATCAAGCAATTGCTGCTGTCCGGGGTGCGCTACGAACCGGGCCGGGAAATCGTCTACGCCGACAAACTGCGCTACAGCTACCAGACCCTCAACCAGCGCATCCGCCGCCTGGCCAATGCGCTGACCGCGGCCGGGGTCAAGGCCGGGGACACCGTGGCCCTGCTCGACTGGGACAGCCATCGCTACCTGGAATGCTTCTTCGCCGTGCCGATGATCGGCGCGGTGCTGCACACGGTGAACATTCGCCTGTCGCCGGAGCAGGTGCTGTTTACCATGAACCACGCCGAGGACGACCTGGTGCTGGTACATGACGATTTCCTGCCGCTGGTGGAGCAGATCCAGGGGCGGCTGACCACGGTCAAAGGCTTTGTGCAGCTCACCGATGACCAGGCATCCGCCACTTCATTGCCGGTGCAGGGCGAGTACGAGCAGTTGCTGTCGCAGTGCCCGGACCAGTACGACTTTCCCGATTTCGACGAGAACTCGGTGGCGACGCTGTTCTACACCACCGGCACCACCGGCGACCCCAAGGGCGTGTATTTCACCCATCGCCAGCTGGTCCTGCACACCTTGAATGCCGTGGGCACTTTGGGCGTTTACCAGGGGACACCCCTGCTGCGTTCCGACGACGTGTACATGCCGATCACGCCGATGTTCCACGTGCATGCCTGGGGCGTGCCCTACGTCGCTACCCTGATGGGCATCAAGCAGGTGTACCCCGGCCGCTACGAACCCAACAGCCTGGTCCGCCTGTACCAGGAGGAGAAGGTGACCTTTTCCCACTGTGTGCCGACCATCCTGCAAATGCTCCTCACCTGTGAGCAAGGCAAGTCTGCCCGTTTCGACGGCTGGAAAATGCTCCTGGGCGGCAGCGCGTTCCCATTGGGCCTTGCCAGCGAAGCCAGTGCCAAGGGCATGGTGGTGCACGCCGGCTACGGCATGTCGGAAACCTGCCCGCTGTTGTGCCTGACTTACCTGCGCGATGAAGACCGCCAGCTACCGCTCCAGGCCCAACTGCCGACGCGCATCAAGACCGGCACCCCGGTGCCGATGGTCGACCTGAAAATCATCGATGCCAGTGGCAATGACGTCGCCCATGACGGCGAATCCCTGGGCGAGATCGTGGTGCGCGCACCCTGGCTGACCCAAGGCTATTTGAAGGAGCCGCAAAAAGGCGCCGAGCTGTGGCAGGACGGTTGGCTGCACACCGGCGACATGGCTTCCATCGACTCGTTGGGCGGCGTGGAAATCAAGGATCGCATCAAGGACGTGATCAAGACCGGCGGCGAGTGGATCAGCTCCCTGGAGCTGGAAAGCCTGATCAGCGAACACGAGGCGGTGTTGTCGGTCGCGGTGGTGGGCATTGCCGACGAGCAATGGGGCGAACGACCCATGGCCCTGGTGGTGTGCCAGCCGGGGCAGTACCTGGACCGCAAGATCCTGGAGGCGCACCTGCAAGGGTTTGTCGAGCTCGGCCGGATCAATAAATGGGCGATCCCCAAGCAGTTCAAGTTCGTCGCCGAGATTCCCAAGACCAGCGTCGGCAAGATCAACAAGAAGCTGATCCGGGAACAGGCGCTTGCCTAA
- a CDS encoding DUF1302 domain-containing protein, which translates to MHNNKSHGFTASRYTLLASAILAATVPMAHAVEIETGSPDWTVRLDNTIKYNYGVRTESADKRMLGTPNNNDGDYNFRKSGTNITNRVDLLTEMDVVYQNHMGFRVSAASWYDKAYENTGSNSNPFVNGNGSTSGLIANDPRLAGVTNDNVGNGSPHLSNYAQRYYTGPSGEILDAFVFYSTEVGEESMLSFKAGQHNVFWGETILNPVHSISYGQSGLDLAKLAASPGTEAKELFVPRNQLSMSFTVNPELTLAAQYFLDWDAARLPEAGTYYGGSDLVGFGAQSFLLGNTNAVVPGSPLGCGLAPCNGLTNVRRGHDLTPDKRGDWGLMAKWSPAWLDGTLGVYYRETSEILPQAWLDARGLSSANPNGTRPAGQVPAVINTLNSLSTATYQMAYADNIKIVGLSLSKDVGGVSVGSDLNVRHNMPLASIPAVVSSTSPLGLGQGLGLLPARTPGTGVIYDTPGKGDSMAATGDTLHWTINGLMTMPKTPVFDSATLLAEVYYSNLLKLDSKNEALYKGKDTYRGIDQPTRDNWGIAVNFTPTWYQVFPGVDLNAPMSINLGLDGVSPVSGGGAKDTGNYAVGLGAVVYNKYFVDLKYVDSFGKADKCNVSGVSTGPKGGDGAAPNAFSGNENYACYAGGYSSFSGGGATTEDRGAVYLTMKTTF; encoded by the coding sequence ATGCACAACAACAAGAGTCACGGGTTCACCGCTTCACGCTACACCTTGCTGGCTTCGGCCATTCTCGCGGCAACGGTGCCGATGGCCCATGCGGTAGAGATCGAGACAGGTAGCCCGGACTGGACCGTTCGCCTGGATAACACTATCAAGTACAACTATGGCGTACGTACTGAAAGCGCTGACAAGCGCATGTTGGGCACGCCCAACAACAACGACGGCGACTACAACTTCCGCAAGTCCGGCACCAACATCACCAACCGTGTCGACCTGCTGACCGAGATGGACGTGGTCTACCAGAACCACATGGGCTTTCGCGTCAGCGCCGCCAGCTGGTACGACAAGGCCTACGAGAACACCGGTTCCAATTCCAACCCGTTCGTCAACGGCAACGGTTCGACCTCGGGCCTGATCGCCAACGACCCGCGCCTGGCCGGGGTCACCAATGACAACGTCGGCAACGGCAGCCCGCACCTGAGCAACTATGCCCAGCGCTACTACACCGGTCCGTCCGGTGAAATTCTCGACGCCTTCGTGTTCTACAGCACCGAAGTGGGCGAGGAGTCGATGCTGAGCTTCAAGGCTGGCCAGCACAACGTGTTCTGGGGCGAGACCATTCTCAACCCGGTGCATTCGATCAGCTACGGCCAGTCCGGCCTGGACCTGGCCAAGCTGGCCGCGTCGCCGGGCACCGAAGCCAAGGAACTGTTCGTTCCGCGTAACCAGCTGTCGATGTCGTTCACTGTCAACCCTGAGTTGACCCTGGCCGCCCAGTACTTTCTCGACTGGGACGCCGCACGCCTACCAGAAGCCGGCACCTACTACGGCGGCTCCGACCTGGTCGGTTTCGGCGCACAGTCGTTCCTGCTGGGTAACACTAATGCTGTCGTGCCTGGCAGTCCTCTGGGTTGCGGCCTGGCACCGTGCAACGGCTTGACCAACGTGCGTCGCGGGCATGACCTGACGCCGGACAAGCGTGGCGACTGGGGCCTCATGGCCAAGTGGTCGCCCGCCTGGCTGGACGGCACCCTGGGCGTTTACTACCGCGAAACCTCGGAAATCCTCCCGCAAGCCTGGCTGGATGCCCGGGGCCTGAGCTCGGCCAACCCGAACGGCACCCGGCCAGCCGGCCAGGTGCCCGCGGTGATCAATACGCTCAACTCGCTGAGCACCGCCACCTATCAAATGGCTTATGCCGACAACATCAAGATCGTTGGCCTGAGCCTGTCCAAGGACGTGGGCGGGGTGAGCGTCGGCTCCGACCTGAACGTGCGGCACAACATGCCGCTGGCCAGTATTCCGGCCGTCGTCAGCTCCACCAGTCCGTTGGGCCTGGGCCAGGGTCTCGGCCTGTTGCCGGCGCGCACGCCCGGCACCGGCGTGATCTATGACACCCCGGGGAAGGGCGACAGCATGGCCGCCACCGGCGACACCCTGCACTGGACGATCAACGGTCTGATGACCATGCCGAAAACCCCGGTGTTCGATTCGGCGACCCTGCTCGCCGAGGTGTACTACAGCAACTTGCTCAAGCTCGATAGCAAGAACGAGGCGCTCTACAAAGGCAAGGACACCTACCGCGGCATCGACCAGCCGACCCGGGACAACTGGGGTATTGCGGTCAACTTCACACCGACCTGGTACCAGGTGTTTCCCGGTGTCGACCTCAACGCGCCGATGTCCATCAACCTCGGTCTCGATGGCGTGTCACCGGTCTCCGGTGGCGGTGCCAAGGATACCGGTAACTACGCCGTCGGCCTCGGGGCCGTTGTGTACAACAAATACTTCGTCGACCTGAAGTACGTGGACTCTTTCGGCAAGGCCGACAAGTGCAATGTCAGCGGTGTGAGTACTGGCCCGAAAGGCGGTGACGGTGCTGCGCCGAACGCCTTCAGCGGCAACGAAAACTACGCCTGTTACGCCGGTGGCTATTCGTCCTTTTCCGGAGGGGGTGCCACGACTGAGGACCGTGGCGCCGTGTACCTGACGATGAAAACAACCTTTTGA
- a CDS encoding acyl-CoA dehydrogenase C-terminal domain-containing protein, whose amino-acid sequence MSDYKAPLRDMRFVLNEVFQVSRLWAQLPGLAEVIDEDTAAAILEEAGKISGEVIAPLNRATDEQGCTWSNGSVTAPDGFAEAYQAFAEGGWVGVGGDPQYGGMGMPKAISAQVEEMVNAASLSFGLYPMLTAGACLSIKAHASEELKERYLPNMYAGTWTGSMCLTEAHAGTDLGLIRTKAEPQADGSYKVSGSKIFITGGDHDLTENIIHLVLARLPDAPAGPKGISLFLVPKVLVNADGSLGERNSLSCGSIEHKMGIKASATCVMNFDGATGWIIDAPNKGLAAMFTMMNYERLGVGIQGLAQGERSYQNALAYARDRLQSRAPTGAQCKDKAADPIIVHPDVRRMLLTMKALNEGGRAFSSYVALQLDIAKFSEDPTERSRAQELVALLTPVAKAFLTDMGLETTLHGQMVFGGHGYIREWGQEQLVRDVRITQIYEGTNGIQSLDLAGRKIVGSGGALYRLFASEIRNFIANARTELGEFTQPLSAAVDTLDELTAWLLDRAQGNPNEIGAASVEYLHVFGYTAYAYMWARMAEAVVSGDAEDDFYTSKLATARFYFARLLPRIHSLSASAKAGSDCLYELQADQF is encoded by the coding sequence ATGTCTGATTACAAAGCTCCCCTGCGCGACATGCGCTTCGTACTCAACGAGGTTTTTCAGGTGTCCCGGCTGTGGGCCCAATTGCCTGGCCTGGCCGAGGTGATCGATGAAGATACCGCTGCCGCCATCCTCGAAGAAGCCGGCAAGATCAGTGGCGAAGTCATCGCACCCTTGAACCGCGCCACCGACGAGCAGGGTTGTACCTGGAGCAATGGTTCGGTCACCGCGCCAGACGGTTTTGCCGAGGCTTATCAAGCCTTCGCCGAAGGCGGCTGGGTCGGTGTCGGCGGTGATCCGCAGTACGGCGGTATGGGCATGCCCAAGGCCATTTCCGCCCAGGTCGAAGAGATGGTCAACGCAGCCAGCCTGTCGTTCGGTCTGTACCCGATGCTGACCGCCGGCGCCTGCCTGTCGATCAAGGCGCACGCCAGTGAAGAACTCAAGGAACGTTACCTGCCCAACATGTACGCCGGCACCTGGACCGGTTCGATGTGCCTGACCGAAGCCCATGCCGGCACCGACCTGGGCCTGATTCGCACCAAGGCCGAACCCCAGGCGGATGGCAGCTACAAGGTCAGCGGCAGCAAGATCTTCATCACCGGCGGCGACCACGACCTGACCGAGAACATCATCCACCTGGTACTGGCGCGACTGCCGGATGCACCGGCCGGCCCCAAAGGCATTTCGCTGTTCCTGGTGCCCAAGGTGCTGGTCAATGCCGACGGTTCCCTGGGCGAGCGTAACTCGCTGTCCTGCGGTTCGATCGAACACAAGATGGGCATCAAGGCCTCGGCTACCTGTGTGATGAACTTCGACGGCGCCACCGGCTGGATCATCGATGCGCCGAACAAGGGCCTGGCAGCGATGTTCACCATGATGAACTACGAGCGTCTGGGCGTGGGTATCCAGGGCCTGGCGCAGGGCGAACGCTCCTACCAGAACGCACTGGCGTACGCCCGTGACCGCCTGCAAAGCCGTGCGCCAACCGGCGCGCAGTGCAAGGACAAGGCGGCCGACCCGATCATCGTCCACCCCGACGTGCGCCGCATGCTGTTGACCATGAAAGCCCTGAACGAAGGTGGCCGAGCGTTCTCCAGCTACGTGGCCCTGCAACTGGACATCGCCAAGTTCAGCGAAGACCCGACCGAGCGCTCCCGCGCCCAGGAACTGGTGGCCTTGCTGACCCCGGTGGCCAAGGCGTTCCTCACCGACATGGGCCTGGAAACCACCCTGCACGGGCAGATGGTGTTCGGCGGCCATGGCTACATCCGCGAGTGGGGCCAGGAGCAACTGGTGCGCGATGTGCGCATCACGCAGATCTACGAAGGCACCAACGGCATCCAGTCCCTGGACCTGGCCGGGCGCAAGATCGTCGGCAGCGGCGGGGCGCTCTACCGCCTGTTCGCTTCGGAGATCCGCAACTTCATCGCCAACGCCCGCACTGAGCTTGGCGAGTTCACCCAACCGCTGAGCGCCGCGGTGGACACCCTCGACGAGCTGACGGCGTGGTTGCTGGACCGGGCCCAGGGCAACCCGAATGAAATCGGCGCAGCCTCCGTCGAGTACCTGCATGTGTTCGGCTACACCGCGTACGCCTACATGTGGGCGCGCATGGCCGAGGCCGTCGTCAGCGGCGATGCCGAGGACGATTTCTACACCAGCAAACTGGCCACCGCGCGTTTCTACTTCGCCCGGTTGCTGCCGCGTATCCACTCGTTGAGCGCATCGGCCAAGGCCGGTAGCGACTGCCTCTACGAGCTGCAAGCCGACCAGTTCTAA
- a CDS encoding DUF1329 domain-containing protein, which produces MKFVKTVLAASLAMVLAAQVQAAVSTQDAAKLGSSLTLVGAEKAANADGSIPAYNGGLTTPPASFKSGDSMRPDPFASEKPLLVIDGKNVDQYKGLLSATTVELAKRFPTFRVDVFPTHRTVSLPKAILDNGVKNASGAKSLEGGLAIDNVLPGVPFPIPQSGNEAMWNFLLRYQGVSINSKYDSWNVDSAGVPSLATTGQAFISYPIYENLSQPISSADVYYQMKLSYTGPARRAGEAVMLKDAANPLQQPRRAWQYLPGQRRVKLAPNLAYDTPNPGTAGAGTYDDVFVFNGALDRFDWKLVGKQEMIVPYNTYKLTYAQDPKSLTTANHLAPDFVRWEKHRVWVVEGTLKAGARHIYAKRRFYLDEDSWTALASDQYDARGQLYRGSFAFLSQSYDKQIPDSTPFMIYDLVGGSYNINGVVGPYGGIKYIDPLSKAQWSSESLAGSGIR; this is translated from the coding sequence ATGAAATTCGTGAAAACCGTGTTGGCCGCTTCGCTGGCCATGGTCCTTGCCGCCCAGGTACAGGCCGCTGTTTCAACCCAGGACGCTGCCAAGCTGGGCAGCAGCCTGACCCTGGTAGGCGCCGAAAAAGCCGCGAACGCCGATGGTTCCATTCCGGCCTACAACGGTGGCCTGACCACGCCGCCGGCCAGTTTCAAATCCGGCGACAGCATGCGCCCGGATCCGTTTGCCAGCGAAAAACCCTTGCTGGTGATCGACGGCAAGAACGTCGACCAGTACAAGGGCTTGCTCAGCGCCACCACGGTGGAACTGGCCAAGCGCTTCCCGACGTTCCGTGTCGACGTGTTTCCGACCCACCGCACCGTTTCGCTGCCCAAGGCCATCCTCGATAACGGCGTGAAGAACGCCAGTGGTGCCAAGTCCCTGGAAGGCGGGTTGGCCATCGACAACGTGCTGCCGGGCGTGCCGTTCCCGATTCCGCAATCGGGTAACGAAGCGATGTGGAACTTCCTGTTGCGTTACCAGGGCGTGAGCATCAACTCCAAGTACGACTCCTGGAACGTTGACTCCGCCGGTGTGCCAAGCCTGGCCACCACCGGGCAGGCGTTCATTTCCTACCCGATCTACGAAAACCTTTCGCAGCCGATCAGCAGCGCCGACGTGTACTACCAGATGAAGCTGTCGTACACCGGCCCAGCACGTCGAGCCGGCGAAGCGGTGATGCTCAAGGACGCCGCCAACCCGCTGCAGCAACCACGTCGCGCCTGGCAATACCTGCCTGGCCAGCGTCGGGTCAAGCTGGCGCCGAACCTGGCGTACGACACGCCGAACCCGGGCACCGCGGGTGCGGGCACCTACGATGACGTGTTCGTGTTCAACGGTGCGCTGGATCGCTTCGACTGGAAGCTGGTGGGCAAACAGGAAATGATCGTGCCCTACAACACCTACAAGCTGACCTACGCCCAGGATCCGAAGTCGCTGACCACCGCCAATCACCTGGCACCGGACTTCGTACGTTGGGAAAAACACCGTGTCTGGGTCGTCGAAGGCACCCTCAAGGCCGGTGCCCGGCACATCTACGCCAAGCGCCGCTTCTACCTCGACGAAGACAGCTGGACCGCTCTGGCCTCGGATCAATATGACGCCCGTGGTCAGCTCTATCGTGGTTCCTTCGCCTTCCTCAGCCAGAGCTATGACAAGCAGATCCCGGACTCCACGCCCTTCATGATCTACGACCTGGTCGGTGGCTCCTACAACATCAACGGTGTAGTCGGCCCTTACGGCGGCATCAAGTACATCGATCCGCTCTCCAAGGCGCAGTGGTCGTCGGAATCCCTGGCCGGCAGCGGCATTCGCTAA
- a CDS encoding WD40/YVTN/BNR-like repeat-containing protein has product MCSYKNFKHVAFGLALGLLQGVTHAADYVDVLDLPARVSALASNSPLSGMARAGERVIAVGQRGHILFSDDAGKHWQQAAVPVSADLTAVSFPNASQGWAVGNDGVVLHTSDAGVTWNKQLDGRQIGTLLVKHYTALASAEPGNEQWPLLVAEGQRLAEQGADKPLLDVWFANDKVGYVVGVFNLILRTDDGGLSWTPFQDRTDNPQGLHLNAIASTGDGLYIAGEQGLLLKWDDQTQRFATVPTPYQGSFFGVLGKPGEVLVYGLRGNVLRSTDGGQNWTALDSGLHVSITAGLVDARGHYRLFTQGGQMLVSQGTGAQLHLVQQPARTPVAGATQAADGALVVAGSRGAQVLAADPALEL; this is encoded by the coding sequence ATGTGTTCATACAAGAATTTCAAGCACGTGGCGTTTGGCCTGGCGCTCGGCCTGTTGCAGGGCGTCACCCACGCAGCCGATTACGTCGATGTGCTGGACCTGCCGGCCAGGGTCAGTGCCTTGGCCAGCAACAGCCCGTTGTCCGGCATGGCCCGCGCCGGTGAGCGCGTGATCGCCGTTGGCCAGCGCGGCCATATCCTGTTTTCCGATGACGCCGGCAAGCACTGGCAACAGGCTGCCGTGCCGGTCAGTGCCGACCTCACCGCCGTGAGTTTTCCCAACGCCAGTCAAGGCTGGGCGGTCGGCAATGACGGCGTGGTGCTGCACACAAGCGACGCTGGCGTGACCTGGAACAAGCAACTTGACGGTCGCCAGATCGGGACCTTGCTGGTCAAGCATTACACGGCGCTGGCCAGTGCCGAACCGGGCAACGAGCAATGGCCACTGCTGGTCGCCGAAGGCCAGCGCCTGGCCGAGCAGGGCGCCGACAAACCGTTGCTCGACGTCTGGTTCGCCAATGACAAAGTCGGCTATGTGGTCGGCGTGTTCAACCTGATCCTGCGCACTGACGATGGCGGCCTGAGCTGGACACCGTTCCAGGATCGCACCGACAACCCGCAAGGCTTGCACCTCAACGCCATCGCCTCCACCGGCGACGGTCTGTACATCGCCGGCGAGCAAGGCCTGTTGCTCAAATGGGATGACCAAACCCAACGCTTCGCCACCGTGCCGACGCCCTATCAGGGCAGCTTCTTCGGCGTGCTCGGCAAGCCTGGCGAAGTGCTCGTCTACGGCTTGCGCGGCAACGTGCTGCGCAGTACCGACGGCGGCCAGAACTGGACCGCGCTGGACAGTGGCCTGCACGTCAGCATCACCGCCGGCCTCGTCGATGCCCGGGGCCATTACCGCCTGTTCACCCAAGGCGGGCAGATGCTGGTCAGCCAGGGCACTGGCGCGCAATTGCATCTGGTGCAGCAACCGGCACGCACCCCGGTCGCCGGTGCCACCCAGGCCGCCGACGGCGCGTTGGTGGTAGCGGGCAGCCGTGGCGCCCAGGTGCTAGCCGCCGATCCAGCCCTCGAACTTTAA